A single window of Jiangella alkaliphila DNA harbors:
- a CDS encoding Gfo/Idh/MocA family protein: protein MRFGLVGTGHWARVAHAPALAATKEATFAGVWGRDPARTAALADEFGVRAYGSFDELLTDTEAVQFSVPPDVQAEHATAAAAAGKHLLLEKPIAHDADAGRALTDAAAASGVASAVFFTQLYRPEVRDWLESCRAAAAEHPWEGGTAVTLGSVQREQGVFSTPWRLERDGGLWDLAPHPLSVLLSLLEPVATVAAHEDPLGTVHLVLGHRGGASSTVTVSQNVPAAAGLSYARVWGGAGHAVLPDQNTPVVDALSTAVTELIAATRPGAPEHPNGLAFGARVLDVLVRAQDALDSARHNGQMSS from the coding sequence ATGCGCTTCGGACTGGTCGGCACCGGACACTGGGCCCGGGTGGCCCACGCACCCGCGCTCGCGGCGACGAAGGAGGCGACGTTCGCCGGCGTCTGGGGCCGCGACCCGGCCAGGACGGCGGCGCTCGCCGACGAGTTCGGCGTGCGGGCGTACGGCTCGTTCGACGAGCTGCTGACCGACACCGAGGCCGTCCAGTTCTCCGTCCCGCCTGACGTCCAGGCCGAGCACGCCACGGCGGCGGCCGCGGCCGGGAAGCACCTGCTGCTGGAGAAGCCGATCGCGCACGACGCCGACGCCGGCCGCGCGCTGACCGACGCCGCCGCCGCATCCGGGGTCGCCAGCGCCGTGTTCTTCACCCAGCTGTACCGGCCCGAGGTGCGCGACTGGCTCGAGTCCTGTCGGGCCGCCGCGGCCGAGCACCCCTGGGAGGGCGGGACGGCGGTGACGCTGGGCTCGGTCCAGCGCGAGCAGGGCGTCTTCTCCACGCCGTGGCGGCTGGAGCGCGACGGCGGCCTCTGGGACCTCGCTCCGCACCCCCTCTCCGTCCTCCTGAGCCTCCTGGAGCCCGTCGCGACGGTCGCGGCTCACGAGGACCCGCTCGGCACCGTCCACCTCGTCCTGGGGCACCGAGGCGGCGCCTCCAGCACCGTCACCGTCTCGCAGAACGTCCCTGCGGCGGCAGGTCTCTCTTACGCGCGCGTGTGGGGCGGCGCCGGGCACGCCGTCCTGCCCGACCAGAACACCCCCGTCGTCGACGCGCTGAGCACGGCCGTCACGGAACTGATCGCCGCCACGCGGCCCGGGGCGCCGGAGCACCCGAACGGCCTGGCCTTCGGCGCGCGGGTCCTGGACGTCCTGGTCCGGGCCCAGGACGCGCTCGATTCAGCGCGACACAACGGACAAATGTCGTCATGA
- a CDS encoding response regulator transcription factor has translation MRVLVVDDDPGVRESLRRSLAFNGYQVELAGDGEEALRAISADAPDAVVLDIMMPRLDGLATCRALRAAGNDLPILMLTARDEVSDRVSGLDAGADDYLPKPFALEELLARLRALLRRTAPTADPAAGRQLRMGDLVLDPVTRDVTRGSRAIRLTRTEFSLLELLLRHPRQVLTRDRILEEVWGYDFPTTANSLEVYVGYLRRKTEEGGEPRLIHTVRGVGYVAREDPP, from the coding sequence ATGCGAGTACTAGTCGTCGACGACGATCCTGGCGTGCGCGAGTCGCTGCGCCGGTCGCTGGCGTTCAACGGCTACCAGGTCGAGCTGGCCGGCGACGGCGAGGAGGCGCTGCGCGCCATCAGCGCAGACGCGCCCGACGCCGTCGTCCTGGACATCATGATGCCCCGCCTCGACGGCCTCGCGACCTGCCGCGCGCTCCGCGCCGCCGGCAACGACCTGCCCATCCTCATGCTCACCGCCCGCGACGAGGTCTCCGACCGCGTGTCCGGGCTCGACGCCGGCGCCGACGACTACCTGCCCAAGCCGTTCGCCCTCGAGGAGCTGCTGGCCCGGCTGCGTGCGCTGCTGCGCCGCACCGCGCCGACCGCCGACCCCGCCGCCGGACGTCAGCTGCGCATGGGCGACCTCGTCCTCGACCCCGTCACGCGCGACGTCACCCGCGGCAGCCGCGCGATCCGGCTCACCCGCACCGAGTTCTCGCTGCTCGAGCTGCTGCTGCGGCACCCGCGGCAGGTGCTCACCCGCGACCGCATCCTCGAGGAGGTGTGGGGCTACGACTTCCCGACGACGGCGAACTCGCTGGAGGTGTACGTCGGGTACCTGCGCCGCAAGACCGAGGAGGGCGGCGAGCCGCGGCTCATCCACACCGTCCGCGGTGTCGGCTACGTCGCCCGCGAGGACCCGCCGTGA
- a CDS encoding HAMP domain-containing sensor histidine kinase, protein MTSDAARRVWSPDNIVPPPPPPGTSRAAAGGAGGAPGDPPGGRSTPGFASRLSLRTRVGALAALGVGLAVTLTALAAYLTVSSQLQQSVDENLLDRARQAVSTTLGDPRQLAQVPGAAIVATDVRIALLQANGTAIVASGGDTTPPMGEAELEVALGRQPQSVRTADLGGQPYRVVAVPAEQGFALVLGQSTKATDEVLDRLRLVSFIAGGVGIVLATWAGLSIARAGLRPVRQLTQAAEHVAATGQLEPIEVTGSDEIARLAHAFNAMLTALREARLRQSRLVADAGHELRTPLTSMRTNLDLLVQSEATGGLAPADRAQLIADTRAQAVELSTLVGDLVELSREDPPAASREQVDLADVVRDALGRVRRRAPGVAFAADLHSWIVQGDATQLGRAATNLLDNAAKFSPPHGTVTVTLRDGVLDVSDEGPGIAEADLTRVFDRFYRSSEARGLPGSGLGLAIVKAAAERHGGSVEAGRALSGGARLTMRLPGASSAALD, encoded by the coding sequence GTGACCAGCGACGCCGCCCGCCGCGTCTGGTCGCCGGACAACATCGTCCCTCCCCCGCCGCCGCCCGGTACCAGCCGCGCCGCCGCTGGTGGCGCTGGTGGCGCGCCGGGCGACCCGCCCGGCGGCCGGTCCACGCCGGGGTTCGCGTCGCGGCTGTCGCTGCGCACGCGGGTCGGCGCCCTGGCCGCCCTCGGCGTCGGCCTGGCCGTCACGCTGACCGCCCTGGCGGCCTACCTCACCGTCTCGTCCCAGCTCCAGCAGAGCGTCGACGAGAACCTCCTCGACCGGGCCCGCCAGGCCGTCTCCACGACGCTCGGCGACCCCCGGCAGCTGGCCCAGGTGCCGGGTGCGGCGATCGTCGCCACGGACGTCCGCATCGCGCTGCTCCAAGCGAACGGCACCGCCATCGTCGCCAGCGGCGGCGACACGACGCCGCCCATGGGCGAAGCCGAACTGGAGGTGGCGCTCGGCCGGCAACCGCAGAGCGTGCGCACCGCTGACCTCGGTGGACAGCCCTATCGGGTCGTGGCGGTCCCCGCGGAGCAGGGTTTCGCCCTGGTGCTGGGCCAGTCGACCAAGGCGACCGACGAGGTGCTCGACCGGCTGCGGCTGGTGTCGTTCATCGCCGGCGGCGTCGGCATCGTGCTCGCGACGTGGGCCGGGCTGTCCATCGCGCGGGCCGGGCTGCGCCCCGTCCGGCAGCTCACCCAGGCCGCCGAGCACGTCGCCGCGACCGGGCAGCTCGAACCGATCGAGGTCACCGGCAGCGACGAGATCGCCCGGCTGGCGCACGCGTTCAACGCGATGCTGACGGCCCTGCGCGAGGCGAGGCTGCGGCAGTCGCGGCTGGTCGCCGACGCCGGGCACGAGCTGCGCACGCCGCTGACCAGCATGCGCACCAACCTCGACCTGCTGGTGCAGAGCGAGGCCACCGGCGGACTGGCCCCGGCCGACCGCGCCCAGCTGATCGCCGACACCCGCGCCCAGGCCGTCGAGCTGTCCACACTGGTCGGCGACCTCGTCGAGCTGTCCCGCGAGGACCCGCCGGCCGCGTCGCGTGAACAAGTCGACCTCGCCGACGTGGTCCGCGACGCGCTCGGCCGGGTGCGCCGCCGGGCCCCGGGCGTCGCGTTCGCCGCCGACCTGCACAGCTGGATCGTCCAGGGCGACGCCACCCAGCTCGGCCGCGCGGCCACGAACCTGCTCGACAACGCCGCCAAGTTCAGCCCGCCGCACGGCACCGTCACCGTGACCCTGCGCGACGGCGTCCTGGACGTCAGCGACGAGGGCCCGGGCATCGCCGAGGCCGACCTCACCCGCGTCTTCGACCGCTTCTACCGGTCGTCGGAGGCGCGCGGGCTGCCCGGCTCCGGGCTGGGGCTGGCCATCGTCAAGGCGGCGGCCGAGCGGCACGGCGGCAGCGTCGAGGCCGGCCGGGCCCTGTCCGGCGGCGCGCGCCTGACGATGCGGCTGCCGGGAGCTTCTTCGGCTGCTCTTGACTGA
- a CDS encoding S1C family serine protease, protein MDDVTRSTTPGEPEGSASTTTLPTAPVPPPPAGTPADTVPTTPAATPAPAAAPTPAHTTELPRSGWSTPPSGEQATGAVPTEAGAAGSPPPHEPPSEHDRQPEPKRRRAPLVLAGVALGAIIGGGAGAAVVAVAGDDDGGDDAGSPVSRSDLSSDSGSNSGQQASNATGVQAVAADLLPSVVSITVQSQFGEAGGTGFIISSDGEIVTNNHVVEGVGDGGTVQVTFSDGTTADAEVVGTDPLTDLAVIKAQDVSDLQPAELGNSGDLAVGQQVVAIGSPLGLDGTVTTGIVSSLNRPMAASSEGQPQAGVNSVIDAIQTDAPINPGNSGGPLVNLDGQVVGINSAILTTGTDSGSIGLGFSIPIDQAKPIIEELRSGEQPTHAQIGVGVGDAQGDVRGAEIAQVNDGSAGAEAGLQEGDVVTRVGDRVITDATSLIAAVRSHRPGDEIELTYVRDGQESTATVTLGSDAQTS, encoded by the coding sequence ATGGACGACGTGACCCGCAGCACCACCCCCGGCGAGCCCGAGGGCTCGGCCAGCACCACGACGCTACCGACCGCACCCGTGCCCCCGCCGCCCGCGGGCACGCCGGCCGACACCGTCCCCACGACCCCGGCCGCCACCCCCGCACCCGCCGCGGCACCCACCCCCGCACACACCACCGAGCTGCCGCGCAGCGGCTGGTCCACGCCGCCGTCCGGCGAGCAGGCCACCGGCGCGGTGCCCACCGAGGCCGGCGCGGCCGGCTCCCCGCCGCCGCACGAGCCGCCGTCCGAGCACGACCGCCAGCCCGAGCCCAAGCGCCGTCGCGCCCCGCTCGTGCTGGCCGGCGTCGCGCTCGGCGCGATCATCGGCGGCGGTGCCGGCGCGGCCGTCGTCGCGGTCGCCGGTGACGACGACGGCGGCGACGACGCCGGCAGCCCGGTGAGCCGCAGCGACCTGAGCAGCGACTCCGGCAGCAACAGCGGCCAGCAGGCCTCGAACGCGACCGGCGTCCAGGCCGTCGCCGCGGACCTGCTGCCCAGCGTCGTGTCGATCACCGTGCAGAGCCAGTTCGGCGAGGCCGGCGGCACCGGCTTCATCATCTCCTCCGACGGCGAGATCGTCACGAACAACCACGTGGTCGAGGGCGTCGGCGACGGCGGCACCGTCCAGGTGACGTTCTCCGACGGCACCACGGCGGACGCCGAGGTCGTCGGCACCGACCCGCTCACCGACCTCGCCGTCATCAAGGCGCAGGACGTGTCCGACCTGCAGCCGGCCGAGCTGGGCAACTCCGGCGACCTCGCCGTCGGCCAGCAGGTCGTCGCGATCGGCTCGCCGCTCGGCCTGGACGGCACCGTCACCACTGGCATCGTGTCCTCGCTGAACCGCCCGATGGCGGCCAGCAGCGAGGGGCAGCCGCAGGCCGGGGTCAACTCCGTCATCGACGCCATCCAGACCGACGCCCCGATCAACCCGGGCAACTCGGGCGGGCCGCTGGTCAACCTGGACGGCCAGGTCGTCGGCATCAACAGCGCGATCCTCACCACCGGCACCGACAGCGGCTCGATCGGCCTCGGCTTCTCCATCCCGATCGACCAGGCCAAGCCGATCATCGAGGAGCTGCGCAGCGGCGAGCAGCCCACGCACGCGCAGATCGGCGTGGGCGTCGGCGACGCCCAGGGCGACGTCCGCGGCGCCGAGATCGCCCAGGTCAACGATGGCAGCGCCGGCGCCGAGGCCGGACTGCAGGAGGGTGACGTCGTCACCCGCGTCGGCGACCGCGTCATCACCGACGCGACCTCCCTGATCGCGGCCGTCCGGTCGCACCGTCCCGGCGACGAGATCGAGCTCACCTACGTGCGCGACGGCCAGGAGAGCACCGCCACGGTGACCCTGGGCAGCGACGCACAGACCAGCTGA
- a CDS encoding ATP-dependent DNA ligase, which translates to MLLKDVADTSAAVAGVSGRLAKIDLLAGCLRRAAPAEVEVVAGYLAGELRQRRTGLGYASLRDIPPPAESPSLEVLEVDAAFAAVAELSGKGSTGARRERFRELLARSTAAEQRLLAGLVSGELRQGALDGVLTEAVARAADVPSAEVRRAVTVAGALVPVAAAVLASGADGLARFRLTVGSPLRPMLASPAPDIAEALERTGEAAVEWKVDGVRVQIHRDGTDVAVFTRTLDDITGQVPELVEAALALPVRSAVLDGETIALDPSGRPLPFQRTGSRVSSRVDVATARAKTPLSLFVFDVLHVDGADLIGAPGTERWAALSAVVPASARVPRLVTGSVDEAQAFFSDAIAQGHEGVIVKGLDVPYEAGRRGSGWLKVKPRHTLDLAILAAEWGHGRRQGWLSNLHLGALDPAGTYGPAGGWVMLGKTFKGLTDAMLTWQTAELRSLAVGGTEEWVVRVRPELLVEIAFDGVQTSPRYPAGVALRFARVLRHRPDKPAAEADTIESVLKIRGPG; encoded by the coding sequence GTGCTGTTGAAGGACGTCGCCGACACCTCCGCCGCCGTCGCCGGGGTCTCCGGGCGGCTGGCGAAGATCGACCTGCTGGCCGGCTGCCTGCGCCGGGCCGCGCCGGCCGAGGTCGAGGTCGTGGCCGGTTACCTGGCCGGTGAGCTGCGCCAGCGCCGCACCGGGCTGGGCTACGCGTCCCTGCGGGACATACCGCCGCCGGCCGAGTCGCCGTCGCTCGAGGTGCTCGAGGTCGACGCCGCGTTCGCCGCCGTCGCCGAGCTGTCCGGCAAGGGGTCCACGGGTGCGCGGCGCGAGCGCTTCCGCGAGCTGCTGGCCCGCTCCACGGCGGCTGAGCAGCGGCTGCTGGCCGGGCTGGTCTCCGGCGAGCTGCGCCAGGGCGCCCTCGACGGCGTCCTCACCGAGGCCGTCGCCCGGGCCGCCGACGTGCCGTCGGCCGAGGTGCGCCGCGCGGTCACGGTCGCGGGGGCCCTGGTGCCCGTGGCGGCCGCGGTGCTGGCGTCCGGGGCCGACGGGCTGGCGCGGTTCCGGCTCACCGTCGGGTCGCCGCTGCGGCCCATGCTGGCATCCCCCGCGCCCGACATCGCCGAGGCGCTCGAACGCACCGGCGAGGCCGCCGTCGAATGGAAGGTCGACGGCGTCCGGGTCCAGATCCACCGCGACGGCACCGACGTCGCCGTGTTCACCCGCACGCTCGACGACATCACCGGCCAGGTCCCCGAGCTGGTCGAGGCGGCCCTGGCGCTCCCCGTCCGCTCGGCCGTGCTCGACGGCGAGACCATCGCGCTCGACCCGTCCGGGCGGCCGCTCCCCTTCCAACGCACCGGCTCACGGGTCAGCAGCCGGGTCGACGTCGCGACGGCGCGGGCCAAGACGCCGCTCTCGCTCTTCGTCTTCGACGTCCTGCATGTCGACGGCGCCGACCTCATCGGCGCGCCCGGCACCGAGCGCTGGGCCGCCCTCTCCGCCGTCGTGCCGGCGTCGGCCCGGGTGCCGCGGCTGGTCACGGGGTCGGTCGACGAGGCGCAGGCGTTCTTCTCCGACGCGATCGCCCAGGGCCACGAGGGCGTCATCGTCAAGGGGCTCGACGTCCCCTACGAGGCCGGCCGGCGCGGTTCGGGCTGGCTCAAGGTGAAGCCGCGGCACACCCTCGACCTCGCCATCCTCGCCGCCGAGTGGGGCCACGGGCGGCGGCAGGGCTGGCTGTCCAACCTGCATCTGGGGGCGCTCGATCCGGCCGGCACGTACGGGCCGGCCGGCGGCTGGGTGATGCTGGGAAAGACGTTCAAGGGCCTGACCGACGCGATGCTGACGTGGCAGACGGCTGAGCTGCGGTCGCTCGCCGTCGGGGGTACTGAGGAGTGGGTGGTTCGGGTGCGGCCTGAGCTGCTCGTCGAGATCGCCTTCGACGGCGTCCAGACATCGCCGCGCTATCCAGCGGGCGTGGCGTTGCGGTTCGCCCGAGTGCTGCGGCATCGCCCCGACAAGCCGGCCGCCGAGGCCGACACGATCGAGTCGGTGTTGAAGATCCGGGGGCCTGGCTAG
- a CDS encoding SURF1 family protein encodes MYRFLLTPRWLLLHGVAMAAVAGCLLLGWWQADVYQDSHGRHELRDREPVAVAELASPGAELGDGADRQVVATGTYLAGQQQIVPGRVHDGTLGSFVVTPLETDDGMVVPVLRGWVDDPEDAGAAVPAGEVTVTGYLLPPETSDHATVRTGQQLDDGRMAYIAPDQLAQRAGVSEATALHGYLLLRDESPAPAAAPVALDVDTVAPIRDVSPWQNLSYWAQWWVFALAAVVFWVSIVRNGVRTRRRADTPSTTSRGDDVSAPAPSHAPS; translated from the coding sequence GTGTATCGGTTCCTGCTGACGCCTCGCTGGCTGCTGCTGCACGGGGTCGCGATGGCGGCGGTGGCCGGCTGCCTGCTGCTCGGCTGGTGGCAGGCCGACGTCTACCAGGACAGCCACGGACGGCACGAACTGCGCGACCGCGAGCCGGTCGCCGTTGCCGAGCTGGCGTCGCCCGGGGCGGAACTGGGCGACGGCGCCGACCGGCAGGTCGTGGCCACCGGCACGTACCTGGCCGGCCAGCAGCAGATCGTCCCGGGCCGGGTGCACGACGGCACGCTCGGGTCGTTCGTCGTCACGCCGCTGGAGACGGACGACGGCATGGTGGTGCCGGTGCTGCGCGGCTGGGTCGACGACCCCGAGGACGCGGGCGCCGCCGTCCCGGCGGGCGAGGTCACCGTCACCGGCTACCTGCTGCCGCCCGAGACGTCCGACCACGCGACCGTCCGCACCGGCCAGCAGCTCGACGACGGCCGCATGGCCTACATCGCGCCGGACCAGCTGGCCCAGCGCGCCGGCGTGAGCGAGGCCACGGCGCTGCACGGCTACCTGCTGCTGCGCGACGAGTCGCCGGCGCCGGCCGCCGCGCCCGTCGCGCTCGACGTCGACACCGTCGCCCCGATCCGCGACGTCAGCCCGTGGCAGAACCTCTCCTACTGGGCGCAGTGGTGGGTGTTCGCGCTGGCCGCGGTGGTGTTCTGGGTGAGCATCGTCCGCAACGGCGTCCGCACCCGCCGGCGCGCGGACACCCCGTCCACGACGAGCAGGGGTGACGACGTCAGCGCACCCGCTCCGTCTCACGCGCCTTCCTGA
- a CDS encoding DUF3817 domain-containing protein, with amino-acid sequence MRRDALPFYRVMAYTTGVVLLLLCVAMFVRYGPADDATMSRTVSPIHGWLYVIYLIATGLLVHQRGWKASWAVLVALAGTVPFASFFAERFVVRKARETERVR; translated from the coding sequence GTGCGCCGAGATGCCCTGCCCTTCTACCGCGTCATGGCCTACACCACGGGTGTGGTGCTGCTCCTGCTGTGCGTGGCGATGTTCGTCCGCTACGGCCCGGCCGATGACGCCACCATGAGCCGCACGGTGTCGCCGATCCACGGCTGGCTGTACGTGATCTACCTGATCGCCACCGGGCTGCTCGTGCACCAGCGCGGCTGGAAGGCCAGCTGGGCAGTGCTGGTCGCGCTCGCAGGCACGGTGCCGTTCGCGTCGTTCTTCGCCGAGCGGTTCGTCGTCAGGAAGGCGCGTGAGACGGAGCGGGTGCGCTGA
- a CDS encoding adenylate/guanylate cyclase domain-containing protein — MTEQPADPPSPADPPARTVAPRLGTTALLLALPLAGLFVLLAMPDWDVRWQHHPAHFWLVLGAAALSTALAYATGTAARRRNDARVFLVSLAFLSAAGFLGLHALATPGVLLDSPNAGFALATPVGLLVAAMFAAASATELAGGRAHAVMRRAHLIRGGLLAVLVLWGAASVGGLAPLDDPAPPERASGPLVWLAVAALLLYAFAVVQYLRLPSHPGSVTLLMAMAAAFVLLAEASVAVALGRNWHASWWEWHLLMLAAFALVAVSAHRQWHEERFASLYLGDTAKGTRELSVLFADLQGFTSFSERTRPQDVTQMLNEYFTIAIPPVVEQHGGTVDRLVGDALMVTFNRDGDQPDHARRAAAAALAIQAATATVAAQHPGWPRFRVGVNTGEVAVGILGTAGGRTFTVIGDAVNLAARLESAAPVGGVLIGAETARRLPGARTERVEGLEVKGKTGVVEAYRLLGL, encoded by the coding sequence GTGACGGAGCAGCCCGCGGACCCGCCGTCGCCCGCCGACCCGCCGGCCCGCACCGTCGCGCCTCGGCTCGGCACGACGGCGCTGCTGCTCGCGCTCCCGCTGGCCGGGCTGTTCGTGCTGCTGGCGATGCCGGACTGGGACGTGCGGTGGCAGCACCACCCGGCACACTTCTGGCTGGTGCTGGGTGCGGCGGCACTGAGCACGGCGCTGGCCTACGCGACGGGGACGGCTGCGCGTCGTCGCAACGACGCCCGCGTCTTCCTGGTCTCGCTGGCGTTCCTGTCGGCGGCCGGGTTCCTCGGGTTGCACGCGCTGGCGACCCCCGGCGTGCTGCTCGACTCGCCCAACGCTGGGTTCGCGCTGGCCACGCCGGTCGGGCTGCTGGTGGCGGCGATGTTCGCGGCGGCGTCGGCGACGGAGCTGGCCGGTGGCCGGGCGCACGCGGTGATGCGCCGGGCGCACCTGATCCGCGGCGGCCTGCTGGCCGTGCTGGTGCTGTGGGGCGCGGCGTCGGTGGGCGGACTGGCGCCGCTGGACGACCCCGCGCCGCCGGAACGGGCGTCCGGCCCGCTGGTCTGGCTCGCGGTGGCCGCGCTGCTGCTGTATGCGTTCGCCGTCGTCCAGTACCTGCGGCTGCCCAGCCACCCCGGCTCGGTGACCCTGCTCATGGCCATGGCGGCGGCGTTCGTGCTGCTCGCCGAGGCGTCGGTTGCGGTGGCGCTGGGCCGCAACTGGCACGCCAGCTGGTGGGAGTGGCACCTGCTGATGCTCGCGGCGTTCGCGCTGGTCGCCGTGAGCGCGCACCGGCAGTGGCACGAGGAGCGGTTCGCCAGTCTCTACCTCGGCGACACCGCGAAGGGGACGCGCGAGCTCAGCGTGCTCTTCGCCGACCTGCAGGGATTCACGTCGTTCTCCGAGCGCACCCGCCCGCAGGACGTCACGCAGATGCTCAACGAGTACTTCACCATCGCCATCCCGCCCGTGGTCGAGCAGCACGGCGGCACCGTCGACCGGCTGGTCGGCGACGCGCTCATGGTGACCTTCAACCGCGACGGTGACCAGCCCGACCACGCGCGACGGGCGGCCGCGGCGGCTCTGGCGATCCAGGCGGCGACGGCGACGGTGGCGGCTCAGCACCCCGGCTGGCCGCGCTTCCGCGTCGGCGTCAATACGGGCGAGGTCGCCGTCGGCATCCTCGGCACGGCCGGCGGCCGCACGTTCACCGTCATCGGCGACGCCGTCAACCTCGCCGCCCGGCTCGAGAGCGCCGCACCTGTCGGCGGGGTGCTGATCGGCGCCGAGACGGCTCGGCGGCTACCTGGTGCGCGGACCGAGCGGGTCGAGGGCCTGGAGGTCAAGGGCAAGACCGGCGTCGTCGAGGCGTACCGGCTGCTGGGGCTCTGA
- a CDS encoding FAD-dependent oxidoreductase translates to MDQRPVLVVIEHEHDATGQARIADQLRRRYGGDYDVVDERSSAAGLASLESLRERGLQVALVLCDRPPTSDDAGDPEDAVFSEVKQLYPEAKRALVVDWGAWADRATADSIHRLIALGKIDYYALRPWRAPDEYFHRTVTEFLLEWERSVSAAPREVTVVAERWSPRAHELRSLLVRNGVQHQFHASDTDEGRTALAAAGLDGSAAPVVLLHDGRVLVDPTNTQLADAYGVDTTLGAETDFDVIVVGAGPAGLAAAVYASSEGLRTLVVERESIGGQAGSSSLIRNYLGFARGISGAELAQRAYQQAWVFGATFLLMRELVDLKSEDGWHLLTAADGQRAQARAVVLATGVSYRRMDAPSLTQFEGAGVFYGASVSEARALAGEPVYVVGGGNSAGQAAIYLSRYAGSVTLLVRGASLADSMSQYLIDSIDAAGVRVRFRTEVVDGGGSGRLAWIELRDRDTGATRTEPAAGLFLLIGAEPHTGWLPERIERDQWGYLFTGPDVMESHAARRWPLERQPLMLETCVPGVFAVGDVRRRSVKRVASAVGEGSVVIQQVHQWLATAPITGDPARP, encoded by the coding sequence ATGGACCAACGGCCGGTGCTGGTGGTCATCGAGCACGAGCACGACGCCACGGGGCAGGCGCGCATCGCCGACCAGCTGCGCCGGCGCTACGGCGGCGACTACGACGTCGTCGACGAGCGGAGCAGTGCGGCCGGGCTGGCGTCTCTCGAGTCGCTGCGCGAGCGCGGGCTGCAGGTGGCGCTCGTCCTGTGCGACCGCCCGCCCACCTCCGACGACGCCGGCGACCCCGAGGACGCCGTCTTCAGTGAGGTCAAGCAGCTGTACCCGGAGGCGAAGCGGGCGCTCGTCGTCGACTGGGGCGCGTGGGCCGACCGCGCGACCGCCGACTCCATCCACCGGCTGATCGCGCTCGGCAAGATCGACTACTACGCGCTGCGGCCGTGGCGCGCGCCGGACGAGTACTTCCACCGCACCGTCACCGAGTTCCTGCTGGAGTGGGAGCGGTCGGTGTCGGCGGCGCCACGCGAGGTGACGGTGGTCGCCGAGCGCTGGTCGCCGCGTGCGCACGAGCTGCGCAGCCTGCTGGTCCGCAACGGGGTGCAGCACCAGTTCCACGCCTCCGACACCGACGAGGGCCGGACGGCGCTCGCCGCGGCCGGTCTCGACGGCAGCGCGGCGCCGGTCGTCCTGCTGCACGACGGCCGGGTGCTGGTCGACCCGACGAACACCCAGCTCGCCGACGCGTACGGGGTCGACACGACGCTCGGCGCCGAGACGGACTTCGACGTCATCGTCGTCGGCGCCGGGCCTGCGGGGCTGGCGGCCGCCGTGTACGCGTCGTCGGAAGGGCTGCGGACGCTGGTCGTCGAGCGCGAGTCGATCGGCGGCCAGGCCGGGTCCAGCTCGTTGATCCGCAACTATCTCGGATTCGCCCGCGGCATCAGCGGCGCGGAACTGGCGCAGCGTGCCTACCAGCAGGCATGGGTGTTCGGTGCGACGTTCCTGCTGATGCGCGAGCTGGTCGATCTGAAGTCCGAGGACGGCTGGCACCTGCTGACGGCGGCCGACGGGCAGCGGGCCCAGGCGCGCGCCGTCGTACTGGCCACCGGGGTCAGCTACCGCCGCATGGACGCGCCGTCGCTGACGCAGTTCGAGGGTGCCGGCGTCTTCTATGGCGCGTCGGTGTCCGAGGCCCGGGCGCTGGCGGGGGAGCCGGTCTACGTCGTCGGCGGCGGCAACTCGGCCGGCCAGGCCGCCATCTACCTGTCGCGCTATGCCGGCTCCGTCACGCTGCTGGTGCGCGGCGCCTCGCTGGCCGACAGCATGTCGCAGTACCTCATCGACTCCATCGACGCGGCCGGCGTCCGGGTCCGGTTCCGGACGGAGGTCGTCGACGGCGGCGGCAGCGGCCGGCTGGCGTGGATCGAACTGCGTGACCGCGACACCGGCGCGACCCGCACCGAGCCCGCCGCCGGGCTGTTCCTGCTCATCGGCGCCGAGCCGCACACCGGCTGGCTGCCGGAGCGGATCGAGCGCGACCAATGGGGCTATCTGTTCACCGGCCCGGACGTCATGGAGAGCCACGCCGCGCGGCGCTGGCCGCTGGAGCGGCAGCCGCTGATGCTCGAGACCTGTGTGCCCGGCGTGTTCGCCGTCGGCGACGTGCGCCGCCGGTCGGTCAAGCGGGTCGCGTCCGCCGTCGGCGAGGGGTCCGTAGTCATCCAGCAGGTGCACCAGTGGCTCGCCACCGCACCGATCACCGGCGACCCGGCCCGGCCGTGA